The genomic window AGGTTTTCGTCCGGCGCATCCCGGTTGTGACACGAATGGTCACCACCGGATTCGATGCGCCGGAATCACCTGTCGATGGATCACGTCGGGTGTAGCAGGAGAGAAGTCGGGCGCCCAACGCACAATCTGTTGAAGGAATAGTTCATGAGCATCACATTCGGCCGCCAGGACGGCACGCGGGCAGACGCGCGCGGGATCGCGAGGCGGCCGGCCCTCAGTGGTCGTGAGATCGAGGTGCTGCTGGCTTGGCTCGCCTCGGACTCGAAGGTGGAAGTCGGCCAGCGTCTGTATATCTCACCCGGCACGGTCAATACCCATCTGTCCCGGATCAGAGACAAATACGCGGCTGTCGGGCGGCCCGCGCCCACCAAAGCCGCGCTCGTCGTGCGGGCGTTGCAGGACGCGCTCATCGGCATCGACGACCTGTAGTTCGCGGTGCGCTGTCCGTCGAATGGCCGACAGTGGAATCCGTTGCGCGACTGTAGTGTTCGGCGTGCTCAGGGCGAATCGGGAAAGGGAGCGTGTGCCGAATGAACGAACCGAAGGCGACCGTACTGCCGGTCTATTTCGTTGCCGACGAATCGTATTCGATGGTCAACGACGTTCGGGATTTGAATACCGGGCTGGTCACCCTGTTCGACACCTTGCAGGGCGAAGCGATGGCCGCGGCGAAAGTCAGGTTCTGTGTCCTGGGATT from Nocardia bhagyanarayanae includes these protein-coding regions:
- a CDS encoding helix-turn-helix transcriptional regulator encodes the protein MSITFGRQDGTRADARGIARRPALSGREIEVLLAWLASDSKVEVGQRLYISPGTVNTHLSRIRDKYAAVGRPAPTKAALVVRALQDALIGIDDL